A window of Nitrospira sp. genomic DNA:
ATTTGAACAAGCGATTGGTAGAGAAGGCCACAAGTCCTCGTCAGGCGCGACCTCGCGAGCGTGCGGCAAGGTCGTCCGCATCTTAGCACAACCGTTTGTACGGGAATAAGAGTGGCGTGTGCAAGCCGAATGGCATTGCGCGGCATTAGAGAAACCAGAACCACAGGGCTGCGGTGATCGTGGGAGGCAGTGCAGCCAGAAACAGTCGAAACGGATGTAGGGTCTGCTCCTCGAGGTGAGGTCGAAGGATGGCGGCCCCGGCGGGATTAGGCGCGTTGGCGATGATGGTCAGTCCCCCACCGGTGACGGCGCCTGCTACCAGGGCATATTTGAACGCATCCGATAAGCCCTCGACCAAGGAGCCGAGGTATGTGAGGGCGGCGTTATCGGTGAATGCCGTGAGGATGGTCGCTCCCACGAACACCGCTTCCGGTCCCATGGACAATAACACCGGTTGCAGCCACCATTGTTGTTGCCCGCCCAGCACGACAAGGCCTGCCAGAAAGAAGGCAACCAGGAGGCCTTCACGAAGGATGAGGCGGTCCTGATGTCGAGCATAGGCCTGGGCGACGCCGAGAAACAGCAGGAACAGGCCGAGGAATAACGCGGGGTGGTGAGCAAAGCGCACGACCATCGCGAGGAAGACGAGGTGGGCGAAAAGGAGACCGACGGGGACGCGATCACGTTCATCATGGCTCACGCCTGGTGAGACCCGACGGAGTTCTGAACGGAACAGGACCGCTGCGGCAATGGCATTGATCGCCACCGCCAGGGCTGCCTTCCAGCCGAACGCACTCAACATGAATTCAAAGTCCCAGTGCCAGGTTCCTGCCACCATCAAGACCGGAGGGGCGGCGAACGGAGTGAGTGTGCCCCCGATGGAGACGTTGACGAAGAGTACCCCCAGGGTGGCGTATTTCAGGGGGGTCGAGATGCCGGCGCGGAAAAAGGCGTCGCGCAGCAGGAGCGCGGCCAGGGTCATCGCTGCCGGTTCGGTGATCAGCGAGCCGAGGAGCGGGACGAGGGACAGCACCGTGATGTAGAGGCTGATACCGTGTGGTAGCGGAAGGGCCTGACTCAC
This region includes:
- a CDS encoding putative Na+/H+ antiporter, with protein sequence MTPTTIQLIGTTLFVVAIAHTFATSFFEHLAHSRPAHAGLWHLLGEVEVAFGFWACVLIAAMFVTDGAAAAVHYLDSRNFTEALFVFAIMVIAGTRPIVHLARTGVRLVSQALPLPHGISLYITVLSLVPLLGSLITEPAAMTLAALLLRDAFFRAGISTPLKYATLGVLFVNVSIGGTLTPFAAPPVLMVAGTWHWDFEFMLSAFGWKAALAVAINAIAAAVLFRSELRRVSPGVSHDERDRVPVGLLFAHLVFLAMVVRFAHHPALFLGLFLLFLGVAQAYARHQDRLILREGLLVAFFLAGLVVLGGQQQWWLQPVLLSMGPEAVFVGATILTAFTDNAALTYLGSLVEGLSDAFKYALVAGAVTGGGLTIIANAPNPAGAAILRPHLEEQTLHPFRLFLAALPPTITAALWFWFL